The genomic window ATCCTTTAAGTTTCGTATCTTTTAAGACTAAGCCACAAGCTAGGGTGTTGACTTTGTAGGAAAAGCATTAAAAAAAGTTCATACAAATTCTGCGTCGTTATCTAAGGTCGAAAATACGATTTTTCTTTTCGAGAGCATGGACTGACCAAAAACTTGAGATGACCAATCCTTAAGGTCTATATAGCGAACATTTTCTAATGCCTGTTTAACCACAGATGTGGTCAAATTCATCGTACATAAACAAATGCTTAAAATCATCTGACCTATCTGTTTGAGAGGGCATCTAGAGGAAAAATGTTTGTATTTACCAAAAATAGATTCAATGATATCAGAAGCTGCCAAAAAAGTTTTATCCTTGGGAATCTGTTCGATTTCAGTTTTTATATATAACCAAATATTTTGTGGGAAAGTTATATCCAGAAATGTTGAATTGTTTTTTAACTGGAATTCAGCTAGAGATTCTTGATTAATACCGTTTTGTTTAAGTTGAATTTCTAAGGCTCTGGTCATCATCACCATTTGACTCCAAATCCGGATGTCTTCTTGATAATCTTTTAACCATCCAAACTTCATAATTAATTTTTGATTGAAAATGTCCGGGTCAGAAGTTTCTGCTAATTTTAATAAAGTCTCAATTGGACATTTCAACAGTTTCTCTGCCCAATTAATCAACTTCTCTACATTGAAATAACGACATTGAGAGCGTTGCGATGGTGGAGATATAAAGGCTAATTCGGTTTGTTGAAGTTGATGCCGACACTGATTACATTTTTGAATAAAAGATTGATATTTTTCGGAATTAGCTAGCTCATGTTTGAGTAATAAAGCCATTGCATGAGTTACATCATACGTATAAACTACATCTGGATATTTTTGTATGTAAAGCTTAATTCCTTTTTCAATGTCACTACCATGATCTGCTATTATTTGTACTGGGCAGCCCACTTTAGTAGTTAGTTCACAAAGCTTTTGTTCAATCAATTCTCCTCTGGTCGAATCCATGATTTCCAGTGCTAATACTTGAACATCATGGTGTTTTAATCCTCTTTTTGATGGGAAAACTTCCGATTCTAAGTATTGTTGAGATACTCCCAAAACCACCAAACACTTTTGCTTTCCTAATTCTACTGTTAGGTCTATAATAAAAACCCAATCACTTCGGTATTCTTTGGCTCGTTGTAGTTCATATAAACCAATTCTTCCTAACCAACTTCTCACACTACTGAAGCAGGGAGTTTTTACTTCCTCCGCCGATGCTTCCCACTTCAAGTTATTCTCAACTCCTCGTAAGCTACTTCCAGAATCAATGCTTTGTTGTATGGCTTTTTGTACTGTTTGAACGCTATATTGATGCCCGAACGCTGCCACCATCTCTATTTTTTCGGAATTTTCTTCCCCTTTTTTTGTCCATCAACCAAATTGGTATGAAGGATACGTAGTTCTTTTTCTGCTTTCATCGCCCGTGTTTTCCAATTCTCTCTTGAGAGCAATAAATCCCTAACTTTTACTTCTAATGCTCTGAGCTTTTTTTGTCTCTCAAGGGCTATCTCTTTCCAATTCTCTCTACTTTGTTTAAACAGACGAATTAATCGGCTGGAGGAACTTTTTAATTTATTCATTAACCACCCAACCTCAATTTGATATTTTTAGGTGTCTATCCTGTATGAAGAAATATCATCATAAGATACCCAAAGTCAACACCCTAGCCACAAGCTACTTCATCTTTAAGATTCTGACTTAAACGTGTAGTTACTTCAATGTCTTCAAAACCAGAACCTTTACTCAACATCCGGCTAAATAGCAGATTAATTTCTGAGTTACGGTCAAATTGTCCAGTTTCAGAAAGCCAATGTAAAAAGCGTCCGCCATTTCCACCCATATAAACAGGTGTGATTTCTGGACGCTTATATTTCTCTTCTTGGTGCAAAGTTTTGAGAATAATGCCTACATAGTAATACAATCCAGCCGTACCAATAGCTGTGAGTTGTATTAGTCCTTGAAAATCGGCTTGATCTGCAATAAAGGCTTTTTTGTTATTCAGCCAGTTGTCTCCTTCCAAGCGTAGCCACACGTCTAATTTAGGATTAAATGCTGTACCTTTGAGTCCTTTGATCTCAGATGGTTCTATCCCAAATCTCTTTTCTAAAAATTTAGGATTTAATTCTAAAAATTGTGAGAACAAATCCCGACCTGCCAACAAAACTGAACATTGGTGAACGAGGTTTTCTTCCTCCCAAATTGATATGTCTGAAGTACCACCACCAACATCAATACAGGTGGTGTTAACTAAGTCATGATCTTCATGATCTGCAAAATATTGAGCTAGGGCTAGACTTTCAGAACGGAAATAATCTAAGTTATCTATGTCTGGAGAATTGTGTCCAACACCTGTTTTTTCTTCTAGTTCTCTTGTGATATCTTTCCAACTTTTGGCGTAGCGGTTTTTATCACCGCGAGAAAAAGCTGAAGGATAGGATAAAGACCATTGAATTTGTCCAACTCCCTGGCTTGCAGCTATAGCTGTAATGTGTAGTGCTAAGTGCTTGAGGAAAAGTTGATTGAAGACTAAATTTTGTGGTTCTTCCCATTTTAAGTTGGTTTTAATCCAGTCTTCTTGAATTTTAAATCTGTAACTGTTGGGTACGTAAATTCGACCGTCAAAAATTGGTTTTCTTTGGTCATTATTTGCAGCTTGGCTACCTCTAGTTGTTAATACACTAGATAAAGGTAGGGGTTTATGTAAGGGAATAAAGTCTTCGGGAATAAAGTATTCATACAGCAATGGTAAGCGAGTTTCTTGGTTAAACTCGGTGATTTTGAGATGGAGATTAATTAACTCTAATGGCTCGGCTGTACCAATTCTATTGACATAAATGTTAGTAAAAGATGTTCCAAAATCTACACCTATTTGCCATGAACTTCTGGTAGTAACTTCTGGTGGAGACTCTAGTAGAATTAAACCTAAGAGATTTTTATTTTGCGTTTGACATTCAAGATAAGAGGGAAATTGTTCCAAGTAAGCCATTTGATAAGCACCCCGACCATCTTTAAAAATTTGGGGTTGTTTCGCTTCAGGAAAATTTACTTGGAAGGTATCATCTGAATGTTCACCATCGTAATAAAAAGCATAGTAATATTTCCAGCTTGGACTGCGGAAGTTCGGCCATACTTCTAAGACGGGTACTTCTGGTAAGGCGTTTTCTTCTTTGAGGACATAATCCTTTTGCAGACGATAGTTTTGGGATGAATTACCTTCTTCCATCCCAGCTAGGGGTAGGTCTAATGTGACTCGGATTTGTGGGCCTTCATTGCCATTTAGAGGTTGTAGTTTCAGTCTAGAAATTAACTCTTCTGGGGTGAGATAATCTAGTAGGATGGGGTTTAGGGGTATGAGTGGGGTAATGCGATCGCCTTCAAAGGTTAAGGGTACAACTTCTTTTGGTAAGAATGCTCCTGGTAAGGCATCTTCTTGATTAATAAATTTAAATTCTGGCAAAAATAAATCTTTCGGTTCAACCCATTTGACATCTTGCCAAATAATTCTTCTTTGCCGTAAATCTTCCACATTTAATGATGCTAAAGTTTTACCTCCATGCACCCAAATATTTTGTAATGGCACATTCCAGACTTTAGCAATTTCTGGATCAATAACTAACAAATCTGACTTAGGAGTTTTACTGCTACTAGCTATTAATCTGATATTAGAAGGCTTTTCTGGTGCTTTAACAGGAAAGTTTAAGGTATTTAATATTCCTCTATTGAGCGGTACGCCAAAAAATTGTGGTTCTTCAGTTAAGCTTAATGGTTGACTGGTATCGGCGTTTAAATCAGCGCGAAATTCATCTATTAATCCACCAATCGTATTGATAGCCTGCTTTTTACCTTGATATTCTGGTTTACCGATTTCTCGGCGTAGATTTTCTAGCCAACGCCACAACAAAGATTTTTCACTAGCATTTAAATGAGGAATAGGAGAGTGCAGTTGACCTTTTACCCACCATTGTAAGCCTCTCCATTCTCCTTCTTCAGCAGGACAAACTAGGGTACTAGGAGAAGTCATCCCGACTGCTTTACCTTGCCATAAAAAGACGTAAATATCTTCCCAGGAATGCTTATTTGCTATTGTGTAAAGAGTCCTAGATTCACTTGGTAAAAGTTCATGCAAACAACGAGCAAATTCTTCATATCGCAATTGACGTAGTTCTATGAGTTGCGCCTTCAGGGGAAACCCGCGCACTTCAGCAAGGGCTAAAGCTGCTAGCATCCCCCGCCATTGTTCAATCATTTGGTCGCGGATGGGATACTGATTATTATGCAGAGCCATCTCTACTGATAGGGGTCGCGCCCACATGGTGGGTACGGAACTAATGCTTTTAACTTCCCTTGGTGCTTGATAATTGAGACTGGTGGCTACCTTTTCAAAGGCGTTATTTTCTTGCTCTTCCCATTTACCTGCTTCATCAATGGGTTTAACATCAGCCTCCTGATTTAATGCAGGTAGAAAAAAGCATAAATTGTTATTGATTGGTGTAGCGGTCATAATCAATTTTTCCCTGATTTTGGCTCTTCCAGGCGAGAATTAATATAGAGGGCTTTCGCTAATCCTGCTGCTCCTTGATTTGGTGCTGGGAGATTTCGCGGTTCAGAAATTAGCTTGACGTTTAATTCTTGTATGGTGTCTTGGGTTTGTTTACCTCTGTCTCGACTATCATTAATAACTAAGCGGGGAAATCCCTCTGGTGTTGGTCGCAACAACGAACGAGATTCAAAAAGTTGAATGTCCTCACCTTCTCCTTGATGAATGTTGTATAGCCAACGCAAGTATGTTTGACACCAACGTGTTACAACCTCAATGGTGTCTTGTTCTCGCGCTTCACCAAATTCAGGTAAATTTCCATAATTCCCAAGGAAGCTTTTGGGGCGGAAAAATCTACTAAACCAGGGTATATTCTTTTGTCCCCAGACGACTCCTTGTTCTTTCGCACTGTATAATTCTGGTCGGGTATTGGCTAGCCAAGCATAGGCGAAACGGGTGGCGTTAGCTAGTTCCTGTTTAACTATGTTGGGTTCTGGGATATCGTTCCACGTGACTTTGCCTAAATCTTGACGTGCAATTAATGTCACAGGACGCTGCTTGTTACATGGTTGCAAGAAAAACTTGCGAGCAGCTAGGGCAGCATATAATTCCAAAAAATGGGGGTCGTTGCGTTGAGTATTTTTACCAATACTAAACTCAACTTTCTTGGCATTTTGATTACCCAGTAAGTAGACGTTGCTAAAGATTTTTTGTGCTTGGTTCACGTAGTAACGCAATGCGGCTTCGGTGTTTAATAAAAATAAATCAGATTGGGCGTAAACACCATCGGGGTCTTCGCCTACAGGTGGCGCAAAGCAAAAATAGGGGAGCATGAATATACAACCCATATTGATGCGATCGCTCTCAATCAATGCTCGCAATTTATTGTTGAGTAACTGACCGATGGTAGGTAATCCCGAAGCACCAGTCCCGCCAAACATCGAACCGCACAGTAAAACCTTAGTTGGGCTTCCTCCACCGACATCGGCTTGAATTTGACCAATTAGCGATCGCCACGGTTCTTGATCTAATGTCTCCAAATTTACTTGGCTCATCACGGCTGAACCAATTGCCGGTCGTCCACGAAAACCCACGTCTAAATTAACTGTTCGTTCTTCTTTAGTATAAAGAACATCAAATAAGTTACCTAATTCTTGATAATTCTGCTTCAGGTTATTGTAATTAAAAAACGACCCCAGATTTTTGTTAACATTTACCTCTGCAAACGGCGACCATAAATCATAAGACTCGATGGGAGTCTTCATCCAAGCACACTGTTCTTTCTCTCCGGCGATGATTTGAGAACATCTTTGATAAAGTTTTAGTGTACTTTGAGCGCGTTCTAAATTACCGTTACTTTCATCTGGGTCTATAAATAAAACTTTGATAGGCGTGTTACTAAAAAGTCCCGCACTTGCTAAATGAATAACCGCCTCAATACACTTAGCACCAGTCCCACCAATCCCAATTAAATACAGTGCCATTATCTAGTTCCTAAATAGAGGAAGACGACGCAGTGTAAATGCTCCTCGAGGAGTATACATTAAGTCTCTTGGCGAACTGGTAGCCGTGGTAAACCAGTAAAGAAATGCCGCATCAAATATATACAGAGTTGTTAGAGACAAAATAGCTTCTGGCTTATAACTCAAGAAAAATAAAGTCGCAATAATACTTGAAACTGGGATGAATAAAATTACACACCAAACCAATAACCAACTTTGTCTATCATGGGCTGTTCTGGGTTGCGCTCTGGATGCCAAAACATACCACAGCAATGTTGCACAAAAGCAATTAAAACAATTGTTGCTCCTGGGATGTAGTTACTAATCCAAGCATCAAGTTTGTCTACACTAGGCAGTACAAAAAAAGGTAGTGAAATGCGATAAAAAAATGGCTGTACCCAAAACATTAACAGCCAGCCAAATACACTAAACCCAACAATGCGAACCAGCTCACTTTGCTTCATTTGGATTCCTGTAGTAGTGACTAATGGTAGTTTGTAAAAATATACCAAATAATGGTTTATTATAGCTCTGGTGATGAGTACAAAATTTTACATTGTTAGCAAAATCTGTTTTTCTTGATTATCGTATTACAATAATGTAATATTAAGTACAAAGCTAGCCATTTTGTAAATCAAAATACAGGTTTACATATTTTTATATTTATTAAATATTCACAAACAATATTTAAAGACATGATGCGAGTGCAACGGCAAGTATTGACTTTCTTGATATTCTGAATAACTTTGGGACTGACAGGTTGTCCTATATCTCCTACATCAGCACCAGAATTAACTTGTAAATTACCGGAACTGCCTAGCCCAGTTTCACTATCATCACCATTGACAGTTTCTATATACGTAGATGGCACACCATCAATGCAGGGATATGTCATCCATCCTAGGGATGAAAAAACTCGCTATAGTCAAACCATAGAATCATTACAAAATATCCTATTCCTAGGAACTTCTAGACAGATTACGGAAGAGTATTATCGTTTGGGAGAAACACCCCAAAAAATTAATCGTCAGCAATATAGAGACGCTAGACAGCCAAAATTTTATAGTGGTACAGACTATCCACTTCTAAAAACAGTCAAGATAGAAAATGCTATTGAAGCAGCTCAGGAAAATAAGCTAAGTGTGATTATCACAGATTTATATCAGGCGAGTGAAGATGTTAATCAGATAAATCGCCGCATCGAGCAAAATTATCTAAATGTAAATAATATTGAAGCTGATTATGCTGTGGGCATTGTCGCAATAAAAAGTGAATTTAATGGAGAGGTATATCGTGAAGATGATAGTGGGAGTAAATTTCGCTATACAACCCATAATACACAAGGTAATAAAATTAAGGAATTTAGACCTTTTTATCTGATCTTTTTGGGAAAATATAGCGACATCGCCTTTTATTTTAACAAAATAAGTAAGGAAAATAAAATACCAACAGATAGCCAACTAAATATTTTCTCTGCAAATCATTTGATTGAAGAAGTATCTTATCTTGACGGCGAAGCAGTACCACAAAAAAAATCTGTGCAGAAGATAGCAGCAGTGGGTAGTCCGAGAATAGAAGTGAATGAAGAAAAAATTCACCTTTTTCGAGTCAATGCAAACCCAGATAAAGAGATACCAATTAATTACAGTGTACCGTTAAGATTATATAGTCATACATTACTGCCTTTTAGTAATATTGAGACTGAAACTACAGTTCAGATATTCGATAATTTAGAAAAAAAATTACTAGAATCTAACGATTCAGGATTAAAACAAGCTCTGCAACTAAATCAATGGGAAAAAGATGGTGAGGGAAACTTGAAATTTGTAACTACAATTAAACCAAATAGGTTACAAGATTCTGGGTTTTACTACTTTACTATCGATGCTAAAGCTAAAGGGGTAGCTGCCGAAAAATGGTGGAGTGAGTGGAGTTCTAGTAACAATAATTCTCAAGATTGGAAGACTTTCAATTTAGAGCCTTTTTTGCAGGGATTACAAGTTAGTACAAATACATTAATGGCGAAAAGCCCACCTGTAATTGGTCGCTTTTGTTATGGAATTGAGGCCAAGTAATGGGTGCATCCCAGTTTTGTAAATGTCATTCTGAACGTAGCGATAGCGAAGTGTAAAGCCTGCGGCATAGCTGCGCTTAACGCGAAGCGTTCCGTAGGAAAGAATCCCGATCTCGTGTTAGAACTGAGATCCTTCGCTACACTCAGGATGACAAAAGTGGGATGCACCCAAGTAATTGGATGTAGAGGAGTAGGTGAGACCAGGAAGACCCCAATAACCTTTAGAATACTTACAGATATTTTTTTAGCACCTCAATTTATTTATGGGGAATGTTAATTTTGAATTTTGAATTTTGAATTTTGAATTCGGAGCGAAGCGACGTGACTCATTCTACAGATATTGCCACCTTAGCGCGTTGGATGGCTGGTGATTTTAGCAATCAAGCACAGGCTTTTGCAAATCCACCTTTTTATGCTCATATACGCGTGTGTATGCGTCCTCTGCCTTGGGATGTCTTATCGGGGGTAGCATTGTTTTTAGAACAGGCTTATGACTTTATGCTGAGTCAGCCTTATCGCTTGCGGGTGTTAAAGTTATATGTTGTAGGCGATCGCATCCGCTTGGAAAACTATACTGTCAAGCAAGAGGAAAATTTCTATGGTGCATCCCGCAATGTGGAACGCCTCCAGCATCTCAAAAGTGAACACTTAGAAAAAATGCCCGGCTGTGACATGATTGTGGAGTGGACGGGCAATACCTTCAAAGGTAAAGTCGAACCAGGTAAAGCCTGTATTGTGGTTCGCAAAGACCAAAAAAGTTATTTAGATAATGAATTTGAGGTGAACGACGAAATATTCTTGAGTCTTGATAGAGGACGGGATTTAGAAACCGATCAACTTCTTTGGGGTTCTGTTGCTGGGCCATTCCAATTCGTGCGATCGCAGAGTTTTGCTGATGAAGTCGTAATCAATTTCTGATTCAATATTATCAGTTGGGTAGGGTGCGTCAGTATGAATAATTTCTCAGTATAGTTAGTTTCTATCGCACTGACGCACCCTACAGTTTGGATATTTTTTATCTGGAAGTCCCTTATCGCTTGTGAGTAGGTGATTCTTACCTACTCCCTATCTTCAATTCAAACTGTTGCGGCTGACTTGAGTGAAGAAGGATAAGGAACTCGCTCAACTCTATTTTCCCATGTGCCATCAGGGTACAGTTTCAACAGACGGAATCCAGGGAAGTCTTGATTAATGGCAAAAGTGGGACTTTCTGAATGGAATTGAAAGCAAGTTGAGGGAGTACCTAGGTATTCAACGTGATGATGCTGGTGTTGAAACTCCTGGTGAATGTGACCGAATAAGACTAACTTAACTTGGGGATAGCGATCTAGGACAGCAAATAAATCTTCAGGATTTTTCAGCTTACTTGCATCTAACCAAGCAGAGTTGACTGAAAAAGGAGGATGATGTAATGCTACCAAAGTGGGGTTATTGCCTAGAATTTGTAACTCAGATTCCAGCCACGCTAAAGTTGTAGACGACAGATAACCATGCCAATTATCAGGTAAAGAAGAGTCCAGCAAGATAAAATTCCAACCACCCCGTTGAAAAGACTTGCGTCGAGAAAGCATTCCTAGATTTAAAATTTTATCCATTGCGATCGCACAGTCATGATTTCCTGGTAGCCAATAAGTTGGTATCTTCAGTAAATTCAGGTGGTATTGCAGATTTTCATAAGATTGAGGCGTACCATCATCAGACAAATTTCCAGTCAGTAGCAGTAAATCAAGTTCATCGCGTAGTTCTTGCAAGCGTTTTATCACTGCTTGGAAAGATTCTGTAGTATGTATCCCTTGGAGTTGGTGATTTTCAGCCGCCAACAAATGTATATCCGTTACTTGCGCCACTGATATTGGAGAAGCTTGATTCATTTTTACGGTTAGGGATTTGTGCGTATTAATATTTGATTCTCCTTTTGGAACAATAGCATTATTTAGGAAAGTAATAAAATTAGCTTGCTAGTAAATACATCATTAAGAGCATCAATAACATGATTTACTTTTTATTTCCATACTTTTAAAGTAAAATACTTTTTATTTTAATTAAGCAATTATACGCAAAATACAGCAAAAAATTTGTATAAAATAGCTTAATTAAATAATATTTTATTTTTTCATCTATCCTAAGATAGAAGTTTTAGTTTTTTTGTATTTTACGACACTCATCTACAGAAGTGTAAATGTTAGTATTATCTAAATAAATCTATATTTCCTGGTGATACCAGCACCCATTTCCAGAATTGGTACAAATAAAGTCAAATTTTCCCAAACAAGGGATGTTAATTTAGAACAAAATCTGTTATTATAGGTAATTGTGAGTGCTGGCGACATAGCCAAGTGGTAAGGCAGAGGTCTGCAAAACCTCCATCCCCCGGTTCAAATCCGGGTGTCGCCTTCTAAGAAATATAAGCATTACAGGGCTTCCAAGCCCTTTTTTAATAGGAGTCATAGGTGTTGTTTCCAGAGCCTTCCAAGATTTTTGGTGTAATTTTGGGTAGTTTGGGTAAAGAACTGGGGTAAAAATGTAAGGTAGAGGTTTTTACCCATATATACGCTTAGTAACACCCTGGTACGGGCATTGTAGAATTTGTTGCAAAGCCATCGTCATCACAGACGTGGTGTTACCGGAACGCACATAATATTTGTTTTCTGGTTTTTCAACTAAATGGGCAAGTTGTGCCGATTTTTGCTCAGTGCGAAGGTCTAGACATGAGCAAAAAAACTCCGGTTCGATATGGAGATTAATGGACAGAGTCCTCTGACTTGCTAACCATTCATAAGATTCTTTTGGTGCAACACCGCTACCACAAATAGCTTACTGTCCAGCCAAAGCAGAGCTAGATTGATTTTTGTGACCACCAGATAGTCAGCAATTGTTAACTCCAGTCCTTCCCGCAAGTGAATATATAGGAGATTTCCTTGACCTAACTCCTGTGGATATGGGCAAATCGTCTCAAACTCATCTGCACACTGGTTTTGGATTTCTTCAGTTTCTGAAAAAAGTTCCCAGAAAGCTTGTTGCGAAATCGTGATTGGCATTATCTCTATCTGGTGTGTGGAAAATTAAGATACAAACACTATTTATTGCGAATTGCGAATTGCGAATTGCGAATTGCGAATTGGTTTTATAAAAAGTATTTAAACTAATCTTCAAGCACTAAATTCTCGGTGTTTGGATTATCTCCGAAAAACTCAAGGTGTGTCAATTAGATACTTAAATAAGTCATCAATAATCGCATTTGCCGCTAACATACCACTTCCAATCCAGTATTGTGGAACTAGATAAACTTTATTTTCTCGCACAGCTTTTAAATTTCTCCACAGTGGACTTGATTTAAGTTGCTCTAATTTATATTGTGCTGTTCGATTACCCTTGGCATCATTCTCAGCCGTCCAAATAAATATCACATCACCATCAGCTTGTTCGATTAATTCATTACCGATGGACATTTGAATCTGATTATTAAATAACTTTTTTGCTTCTGATGCAGTGAAATTTTGCGATTCTGGGCGAGATAAGCCGGCATCTTGTAAAACTGTTCCGCAGAAAGAATCAAGTAGATAAAGGTTAATGTTACTAGGATAGACTCGCACTACAGAAACTTTGATTTTTGATAACTTATTACCCATTTTCTGCTTAAAATCTGCGAGACGACGGTAATAATCTGCCATTACTTGTTGACCGACTTCTTTCTTTCCTAACGCCACACTAGTATTTTTAAATACCTCTTTCCATTGACCACTGTGTTCAAATTTCAACAAAACGGTTGGAGCAATTTTTGAAGTAATAGGATAAATATCTAGTTGATAGTCAGAACCCACAATCAAATCTGGTTTGAGTGCAAGGATACTTTCTAAATTAGGTTCGCCAGTTGTCCCGATGTTTTTTACTCCTGTTAGCTGATCTTGCCAAAATGATGAAAAATGGGAGATCACAGCACCAAGAGGTTTAATTCCTAGTGCGATCGCATTTTCAGCATCATCTAGAGTCACAAGTCGCTCAAATTTGTCTGGAATACAGGTAATTCCCGCAGCGTGTTCCACCTGACGACAAGCAGCGTTGGTACTTTGATAATTAACAGGTAGAGAACCACCACGATGACAAGCTACAGCCAGGAGTAGAGTAAAAAATATTACAATGCTAAATCGCAACCAGCGAGTAAAGCTTTTTATTCTGATATAACTGTCATTCATGATGGTATCTCAAATCCTACACCTGATTTTCGTCAGATTAAAATGTCACAGAAAAACTACCAACCACTGTTAACGGTGCGCCAGGTTCTATAGCAACTCTACCAAAATTTGCTCCGTGAAAATATTTTTCATTGAACAGATTTTGGATATTAATTCCAGCTCGCCAATTATCACGTTGATAGTAGATGGTTGCGTCTGTTCTCAGATAACCAGGGATGACATAAGTATTGTCGTCGTCACCTTGGCGATCGCCTATATAAAACAAACCAAAACCAAAACCTAAACCTTGTAAATTACCGCGTTGTAATTGATAAGTTGTCCATAAACTGGCTGTATTAAATGGGATATTCGCTGGACGATTCCCAGCCAAACCATCATTAAATTCTGTGTACTTAGGATCAACATAAGAATAAGATGCAATCACATTCCAACCAGGACTAATTTCTCCCCTAACATTGAGTTCAATACCTTGGCTGCGTTGTTTTCCTATGGGAATGCTAAAGTCTGGATTAGCTGGATCGGTTGTAGCCATATTTGATTTTGTAATGTCATAAGCTGCTAAGGTAGCAGCTAATTTGCCATCCAAAAATTCAGCTTTTACTCCTACTTCGTATTGAGTTCCTCGTTCAGGCTCTAAAATTGTTCCATCTACGCTTGTCGCAAAATTTGGTGAAAATGATTGACTGTAACTAGCATAAAGAGAAATAGCTTGAATAGGTTGATAAACTATACCCAGTCTGGGGGTGATAGCTGTATCGTATTGATTGGATTCAGAACCATTCAAGAAATTTTTGCTGTTTTGATCTACAAAATCCAACCTTCCACCCACAAGAAATTTTAAATTATCTGCAAAAGCTATTTGGTCTTGCAAGAAAATTCCTAAACCAGTGCTTCTATTCTGGTTATTACGCACAACGTTTGTTAATTCTTCTAAACCAGGTCTGGGTATGGCATTGTAAACTGGGTTGAATACATCAATACTTGGTGTAATTCCTCCTGGTAATCGCTTTTGAGTTCCCCCTGATGTGGCTCTAGCTAA from Nostoc sp. UHCC 0870 includes these protein-coding regions:
- a CDS encoding chromophore lyase CpcT/CpeT → MTHSTDIATLARWMAGDFSNQAQAFANPPFYAHIRVCMRPLPWDVLSGVALFLEQAYDFMLSQPYRLRVLKLYVVGDRIRLENYTVKQEENFYGASRNVERLQHLKSEHLEKMPGCDMIVEWTGNTFKGKVEPGKACIVVRKDQKSYLDNEFEVNDEIFLSLDRGRDLETDQLLWGSVAGPFQFVRSQSFADEVVINF
- the cpdA gene encoding 3',5'-cyclic-AMP phosphodiesterase; this translates as MNQASPISVAQVTDIHLLAAENHQLQGIHTTESFQAVIKRLQELRDELDLLLLTGNLSDDGTPQSYENLQYHLNLLKIPTYWLPGNHDCAIAMDKILNLGMLSRRKSFQRGGWNFILLDSSLPDNWHGYLSSTTLAWLESELQILGNNPTLVALHHPPFSVNSAWLDASKLKNPEDLFAVLDRYPQVKLVLFGHIHQEFQHQHHHVEYLGTPSTCFQFHSESPTFAINQDFPGFRLLKLYPDGTWENRVERVPYPSSLKSAATV
- a CDS encoding iron-siderophore ABC transporter substrate-binding protein, which gives rise to MNDSYIRIKSFTRWLRFSIVIFFTLLLAVACHRGGSLPVNYQSTNAACRQVEHAAGITCIPDKFERLVTLDDAENAIALGIKPLGAVISHFSSFWQDQLTGVKNIGTTGEPNLESILALKPDLIVGSDYQLDIYPITSKIAPTVLLKFEHSGQWKEVFKNTSVALGKKEVGQQVMADYYRRLADFKQKMGNKLSKIKVSVVRVYPSNINLYLLDSFCGTVLQDAGLSRPESQNFTASEAKKLFNNQIQMSIGNELIEQADGDVIFIWTAENDAKGNRTAQYKLEQLKSSPLWRNLKAVRENKVYLVPQYWIGSGMLAANAIIDDLFKYLIDTP